TCGGGCTCGACGTGGCCGAGGCCCTGCTCGAGGAGGCGGCGGTGCGCCACCTCGATGCCTGGACCGAGCACGTCGCCCACGACCCCGCCGCCGCGCCGACGCTGCGCGCGCTCCGCGAGCGCGGACTGCGCATCGGGCTGCTCTCGAACACGCACTGGCCCCGCGCGTTCCATGAGCGCTTCCTCGAACGCGACGGTCTGGCCGAGCTGATCGACGCCCGCCTTTACACGAGTGAGATGCCCTTCCAGAAGCCGCACACCTCCGCCTTCGAGGCGGCGTTGCGCGCGCTCGACGTCGAGCGGCCCGGGCGCGCGGTGTTCGTCGGCGACCGGCCGTGGGACGACGTGGTGGGCGCCGGGCGGGCGGGCATGCGCACGGTGCTGCGCCGCAACCCGGGGGTGCCCGCGTACGACGTCGAGCCCGACGCGGTCATCGACGAGCTGCTCGAGCTGATCGCAGTCGTCGACGGCTGGGGTCGAGCGTCCGCCGTCAGCGGGTGACGGTCACCGCACCCCGCATGCCGTAGGCGTAGTGGCCGGGCATGTGGCAGCCGAACTCCGTCGTCCCCGTGGTGAGGAACGTGAACGTGGTCGTGGCCAGCGCGCCCGCGGCCACCGACACCTCACCGGGCCGCGGCGGGTGCCACGCCTCGGTGCCTCGCTCGTGACGCAGCTGGACGCTCGCGTCACCCACGATGAGCTCGTGGTCGATGGGGTCGTCGTTGCGCACGACGAAGCGCACGTGGGAGCCGGCAGGGACGGAAACGAGCGACGGGATGAAACGAGAGTGGTGAACGCGCAGCTCGATCGTGCGGTCCCGCAATGGCGGCGGCTCGGCCGCGTACCCCCGCGCACACCCGGCCGCGGCGGAGGCGACGAACACGGTGGCCACCACCGCGCGCCACGCGCGCGTGGGTCGAGCTCTCACGTCCGGAGGCGAGCGCGACCCGAACGGCCGACGAAGTAGGCCCCCAGCAGCAGGACGGCGGCCCCGACGAACAGGGTCACGACGAGCGCACCGTCGACTGCGGTCTTCGCCGCGATCGGCGGCAGGAGCGCGCCGGGTAGGCCCGCGGCCCGGGGCGAAGGCGAGAAGCCGCTCGCGTCGACCGCGAGGTCGTACTTGAGGACGCGTGCGGGGGTGTCGATCTTCAGGTAGCTCAGCCACATCGACGAGGGCATCCACTCCATTCCCTTGTCGGCGCGCAGGTCGGAGAGGAGCGAGCCCGATGCGCTCTCCGACCGCTCGAGCTCGAAGCCCGCGTTGTTGCCCACTGGGAGCAGCGCCGGTTGGTGCTCGGTGAGCAGGAAGACGTCGGCCTCGACCGGGNNNNNNNNNNNNNNNAGGATGCGCAGGGGCACCCACGGGTTGGGCGTCGGGATCGTGAGGTGGATGGGCGTGCCGTCGCCGATGGACGTGCCCCGACTCGCGGCGGCTGCGCCGTTGAAGCGAGCGGCCAGGAAGATGGGGCTGCGCTCGGCGTAGAAGTCGAGCACCTCGGGCGAGTCCGGCGGCAGCAGGAAGCCGTGCTCGCGCGCCCAGTCGCCCACCGCCTTGCCGCCGCCCTCGAGCACGGTGAGGTCGAGCGCATCGATCCGGGTGTTGATCAGCTCGCGCGCCGTCGCCGCCTTGGCCCCCGTGAGCTGAAGGTCGGCACGGCCGTTGGTCGCTTCGATGGGGGTGACCTCGCGCACCAGGCGCTGCAGGGTCCAGTCGCCTCCGCGTTCCACGTTGGTGGGCACCCCGGGCAACGGCACGATGGAGCCGAACTCACCGCCGGCTCCGTTGAACTCGAACGCCGTCACGTAGTGCTCGACACCGGCGGCATACGCGGCGAGCGTTGTGGTCCGGCCCAGGTTCACGGCGCCGTTGCGGCCGATGAGCCCACCGCACGCGAGCGCGGGTCCCGCGCCCGCCACCACTGCCACTCCGACGACCATCACCGCGACGAGTGCCCGGCGCATGTCCCACCTCCTGTTCGGCTGGAGGTTTGACGGCCGGTCGGCGCGGTCTGGTTCCCGAGAGACGCGTAGAGTGCCGCGCCATGCAGATCCAAGGGGCAGCCGCGCTGGTGACGGGTGGAGCTTCGGGCCTGGGGCAGGCCACCGTCCGCATGCTCACCGAGGCGGGCGCGACGGTGACCATCGTCGACCGCGACGAGGCGAGGGCGAAGGCGCTGGCGGCCGAGCTCGGAGGTGGCACGCGGTACGCGGTCGCGGACGTGGCCGACGTCGAACAGGTGCAGGCCGCGGTAAAGGTCGCCACTGAGGGCGCGCCCTTGCGCGTCACGGTGAGCTGCGCGGGCGTGGGCTGGGCGGGCCGGGTGATCAACCGCGACAACTCGCCGCACGACTGGGACGCGTTCAACTTCGTCATCCGCGTCAACCTGATCGGGACGTTCAACGTCATGCGCCTGGCCGCGTCCGCGATGGCCGTCACCGAGCCGCTCGAGGATGACGAGCGCGGCGTGATCATCAACACCGCGTCGGTCGCCGCGTTCGACGGGCAGATCGGCCAGCTCGCGTACTCCGCGTCGAAGGGCGGGGTGGTGGGCATGACGCTGCCCGCGGCCCGAGACCTCTCGGCGGTCGGCATCCGCGTCGTCACCATCGCACCGGGCACGTTCGACACGCCGATGATGGCGATGGCCCCGGAGGAGACCCGCCGCCAGCTCGCCTCCAACATCCCGTTCCCCAAGCGGTTCGGCCGGCCGTCCGAGTACGCCGCGCTCGTCCGCCACGTCTGCGAGAACTCGGTGCTGAACGGCGAGGTCATCCGCCTCGACGGCGCCATCCGCATGCCCCCCAAGTAGCCCTTCAGATGCGCCGGCCGCGGGCCTAGGCTCGTCGCATGCGCTCTGTCGAAGTCAACGGAACACGTCTTTCCGCCATCGGCCTGGGGACCTGGCAGTTCGGGTCACGGGAGTGGGGCTACGGCGACGACTATGCCCGGGAGGAGGCGGTCCGCATCCTGGAGCGCGCCCTCGAGCTCGGGATCACCCTCATCGACACCGCGGAGATCTACGGCTTCGGGGAGTCGGAGCGGATCATCGGCCGCGTCCTGGGCGAGCGCCGCAAGGACGCCTTCCTCGCCACCAAGGTCTTTCCGGCCATGCCGCTCGCGGCGATCGTCGAGCAGCGGGGTCGAAGGAGCGCGGCGCGGCTGCAGACCGACACCATCGACCTCTACCAGATCCACTGGCCCAACCCGGTCATGCCGATCGGCCCGCAGATGGACGGCATGCGCCGGCTGCAGAAGGCCGGTGTGGTCGACCACGTCGGTGTGAGCAACTTCTCGCTCTCCCAGTGGCAGGCGGCGGAGCGCTCGCTCGGATCGCCCGTGCTGTCGAACCAGGTGCAGTACAGCCTGGTGGCACGCAAGCCCGACCGCGAGCTGGTGCCGTTCGCCCAGGCCAACGACCGGCTCGTCATCGCCTACAGCCCGCTGGGCCAGGGCCTGCTCTCGGCGAAGTACGACGCCACCAACCCGCCCAAGGGCGCGGCCCGTGCTTCCAACGCGCTGTTCCTGCCCGAGAACCTCGAGCGCGCCCACGACCTGATCAACGCCCTGCGCGACGTGGCGAAGGCCCACGACGCGACACCCGCGCAGGTCGCGTTGGCGTGGGTCATCAGCCACAACAACGTGGTGGCCATCCCGGGGGCGAGCAAGGTGTCGCAACTGGAGTCGAACGCGGCGGCTGCCGACATCGTGCTCGGGGCCGACGAGGTAGGCCGGCTCACCGAGGCGTCGGACAACTTCCATCCCGTGCAGGGCGCGGCCGCGCTGCCGAAGCTCCTGCGCAACCGCCTGCCGTTCTGAGCGCCTAACGACGGGGCCCGATGGTGTCCATCCACACCGGGTCGTAACCGGCGCCGCGCAGCATGGCCGCGACCTCGGCGGGCGAGCGGGTGTCGCTGATCTCGAACTGGGCCTCGGCGTCGCTCGGGGACGCGTAACCCCCCGGCTCGGTGTGCGACCCGGCCGAGAGCTGCGTCACTCCGAGCGGCACCAGCGCGTCGCGGAACGCGGCGGGCTCGCGCGTCGAGAGTGAGAGACCGACGTCGGGCAGGAGGATCCGCAGCGCGCACAGCAACTGCACGAACTCGTGGTCGCCGACGGGATCGCGTGGCTCGAACCCACCCGCCGCGGGACGTAGACGTGGGAGCGCGACGGTGACGTCGCAACGCCACCATCGCCGGACGAGAGCCCGGGCGTGGGTCGCGACCGCGATCGCTTCCGCCCGCCAGTCGGCGTGCAGGCCGAGCAGGGTGCCGATGCCGAGGTGGCGCATGCCCGCCTCCGCCCCACGGTCGGGTGCCGAGAGCCGCCAGTCGTAGTTGCGCTTCTTGCCCTTGAGGTGCACGGCCGCGTAGGTCGAGCGGTCGTAGGCCTCCTGGTACACGACGAGCCCTTCGCAGCCGGCCTCGACGAGGCGGCGGTAGGTCGCGGTGTCCCACACCTGGACCTCGACGGAGAGCGACGGGACCTCGGGGGCGAGGGTGCGAACGCACTCGA
The DNA window shown above is from Actinomycetota bacterium and carries:
- a CDS encoding HAD family hydrolase codes for the protein MAIEAVIFDWGGTLSRFVPAELVDAWRLAARHLAPEREDEVTAALVAVEEEFWATTATHQRSTTLGELMAAGSARIGLDVAEALLEEAAVRHLDAWTEHVAHDPAAAPTLRALRERGLRIGLLSNTHWPRAFHERFLERDGLAELIDARLYTSEMPFQKPHTSAFEAALRALDVERPGRAVFVGDRPWDDVVGAGRAGMRTVLRRNPGVPAYDVEPDAVIDELLELIAVVDGWGRASAVSG
- a CDS encoding aldo/keto reductase, with protein sequence MRSVEVNGTRLSAIGLGTWQFGSREWGYGDDYAREEAVRILERALELGITLIDTAEIYGFGESERIIGRVLGERRKDAFLATKVFPAMPLAAIVEQRGRRSAARLQTDTIDLYQIHWPNPVMPIGPQMDGMRRLQKAGVVDHVGVSNFSLSQWQAAERSLGSPVLSNQVQYSLVARKPDRELVPFAQANDRLVIAYSPLGQGLLSAKYDATNPPKGAARASNALFLPENLERAHDLINALRDVAKAHDATPAQVALAWVISHNNVVAIPGASKVSQLESNAAAADIVLGADEVGRLTEASDNFHPVQGAAALPKLLRNRLPF
- a CDS encoding SDR family NAD(P)-dependent oxidoreductase; translated protein: MQIQGAAALVTGGASGLGQATVRMLTEAGATVTIVDRDEARAKALAAELGGGTRYAVADVADVEQVQAAVKVATEGAPLRVTVSCAGVGWAGRVINRDNSPHDWDAFNFVIRVNLIGTFNVMRLAASAMAVTEPLEDDERGVIINTASVAAFDGQIGQLAYSASKGGVVGMTLPAARDLSAVGIRVVTIAPGTFDTPMMAMAPEETRRQLASNIPFPKRFGRPSEYAALVRHVCENSVLNGEVIRLDGAIRMPPK
- the thiH gene encoding 2-iminoacetate synthase ThiH, whose protein sequence is MPSSGATTSPVRLESRPDHVPPGTAAADVVATDVDGLRRLVDTAGAADVDRALRAARPTSADFAALLSRAAADRIEDLARRAHETTVRRFGRTVRLFAPLYLSNECVSVCTYCGFSADNEIARRTLSPAELLDEARELKRRGFRHLLLVAGEHARLVSKDYLVECVRTLAPEVPSLSVEVQVWDTATYRRLVEAGCEGLVVYQEAYDRSTYAAVHLKGKKRNYDWRLSAPDRGAEAGMRHLGIGTLLGLHADWRAEAIAVATHARALVRRWWRCDVTVALPRLRPAAGGFEPRDPVGDHEFVQLLCALRILLPDVGLSLSTREPAAFRDALVPLGVTQLSAGSHTEPGGYASPSDAEAQFEISDTRSPAEVAAMLRGAGYDPVWMDTIGPRR